The genomic DNA atgaaaagaccaaaaaataaactcaaaaaatcaaaaagacCCTGGAGCCTTTTTGTAGCCTGAACTCTACCCAAAGAAACTCTCAGAGCAAAATTGAAGGTCTCCGTCGTGACAAAAGCTCTGCAGCTCCAACTGAGCTGAAGCCACAATGATTCAGAAGAAGTCAGGAGCTCAATACGTTCTCACAGCTGCATCCTTCAGTCCAGCAGAGTTTTTGAttgcagcaaaacaaagaaaatacacaaatgacaaagCTGTTATTCTGCGCTGACATCACTCATTAtgtgtttctgctttaattATTTGCCTTTCTTTTGTTTGCAGTTTCTTGGTCGATTTCAGAATACAATGAAGTGTAATTTACTCGAGGACaacttcatttcaaatccaatATGAGTGTGGAGCAGAGAACAGGCCAGCAGCTTCGCAGAGCATCACATTTCAATTTTATGTGTCCATTGTAAATATCACGAGCTCCCCGTGGGAGGAAGCGAAGAGCCGCTGTGGGTCTGTAAAGACTACGAGCTTGTAAACCTGAACTCACGGATGAAACAGATGTGATTCTGGCTTTTATTAATTATATTCAAACTGCTCGTTTTGATGAGGCATTTTATCTCTTTAatgaggaaaatgaaatgaagagCTGGACACAGAGCCGCCTCGCTGATTTATAGCGTCTTCGGTGTTATTTATGAAAAGAAAGTGGTGCAACTTTCAACAAATTGTCTGACACTGGCTGTGTTTATTTACCCAGTAAACAAAGAGAGGAAAGCCTGAAGGCAAGTAAGCCTGTGCTGCATCAGAAATGAGGCAACTTTaactgcagaaaaactgaagtTAAATGTTGCCAAGTGGAGGCAACGATCCACACAACGATCCACCACACAGCCAGCGCAGCAGGTCTAATAAAGATGCACTGAGGATAAACACGACTGACACaaccaaacacacagcagcccaCATAAACACCTTTCTCACGAATGTGCACCACAGATTAGTCTCCGTATTTCTTCAGGTGGTTCTGCTGCAACAGCGCTTCcagataaaactgaaatgttaaaCATGCAAAAGTTTTCAGCTGAATCCTGTTAAAACTGAGACAATGAGGAAGGTTCATGCAGCTCCTTTAAACAGGCACATTCTAAAAAGAGCGCAGCCTGTATATTAAGTATGAATGTATGATCCTTTAAGGCACCActggaggaaggaggagaagctCTAGACCAAGTTAGGTCTCCTTCACTAaccctgtttttgttgcagtgatgCTTCatgcacaaacaacacaaaactggaCGGTCTGAACCTGATAAAAGCCTCTTTCAGGGCTGCAGGGAAGTTTCCATCTACTGCcagtactgcagctaatagaacacagatCAGTCTGCtggtatttatcacagagaatatttaATCAATAACATTATTTCAGCATGATTTGATGAAAACTAAATGTTTCTTTCATTacgggacagtgtcagaccttaATGTTGATGTTTGAATGAATTAAGTTtcagagctctaatgtgcagcagaGTGTTAGAATAAATAGAATAACGTTTCGCTTTTGCACCATTTTCAGtacctgctttgttttttactgtgctGTGAGCCTAAGAGTCGCATGTTTCCTttaggagttggtggagaccaaagcaAGAACTACAAGTGGTGAATCAGTAAAGAAATTTGctttaaattaaaagaaaaaaaatgctgacatATTGGCAAGACAAAATAGGTAACATGGACAACACGGACAACAGAATAATAACTGCAGAACCGGATGGATATTGcagtttgatttttatttttgttgaaaccATACTTCAGCATTCAATGTACATCCGAGATAAAACGTGTTGAAGCATTACTACAAAAGTTTAACTGTCACACAACAGTTTAAAGTGTTTCAGACGTGCTGGGACATGCACATCCTAAATTGCAACCTCTGCCATTTGCTAACTGCACTGTCTGAAGCTGTGATTTCAAATCGATTGATTGCTGAGCTCTGCATCAAACATACCAAACTGCAATTaaacccccaaaaaaaaccTCAGCACCGTCAGCTCGGCGGTCATGCTGAGACGAAGCCGAACAGTGCAGCTCTGTATCCTGTGAAATGACAACATCATGCAAAGCAAACGTAGCATGACTGTTTTTCAGGGGTTATGACAATCCATCCGCTCTAAAAGCTGACATTTCCAGTTATTCCTCTGTGGCTGCAGCTCATGTCTCGACCGGAGGCTGGCAGCTCACAGCCGTAATCCCAAAATTGTCTTTATGTTCCGTTATTGTTGTATTTCAGGATGACGATTTAAGATCCTCCTGATGGCCTCACCTCCACTCAGAGCTCCTGCAGTGACACACAGCTCTACTTTTCCACGGCTTTCTTCAactgtatttcatatttaaagccACACTTCAGTGTGTTTACACATCAGGCGGGGATATTTTGGGATATTACAGCCGAACTCTGCAGAAAATCAGGGTTATGACAGTCCTCTGACACACTGCGGTGTATCATACCACTCACAGTAACTCACTCCTGCTTTCATTTAATGAGCTTTGGAGAAGAGATGATGTCTGCACCTCGGCATCGCGTTGGATTTAAAAGGAATCCCACATTACGTGCATAAATGTTGCAATATATGATAAGTTATAGCTCAAAAGTCTTTTGTTATCTGCATATCATTAACTTCCTAATAGTTCCAGTTATTGCTGTGGAACATTATGACATGCAGCCACCTTCCTGAGGGATCCTGCATGTTCCTGCTCGATGTGCTCAACATATGCAGTGTTGCACAATGTGTAAGGGGTCAGAATAAAACTCTGGCTTGTTCTGTGGAAATGTCTCCGGGGGGGTCTGCTCTCCGACTCTTTCACCACATGTTTGTTGGACGTAAGTCAGGCGATTCCTGCCAAGACCCAGCTGGAGACACTTTTCTCATGGTCGCAGAActtgagagaaaaagaaactaaaagtaGGCAGTTGAACGTGAATCGCAGCTTCATAGGATCAGGAAGGACGGCGGCGTCGGACGGGATGTTCACATGCAAACTGGAGACGTTTTATCTTCATATTCTCACAATAGTTTTATTCAAAATTCAGTAAAAGATctttgaaatacacaaaacaactgtggACACTAAACCGTATCAACAAGAATGCAgtgcaaaaacatttaaagtgctttttattgtcataaCAAACTCGTTTTTATGCTAGatttataataaaacaaagacatcaaGTATCAATGAATGTTTAGTCCAAAGTGAGTTCACATTATCTGTTCACGTCAAAGGGGCCCGAGGTGTTTACTTCGTTATTAATTTGCCATTTTAAAACTCCTACAGAAGAGCTTAAAACACACGTCTTGAAGGAAAACTTGCTAAAATTAGAATCTAAATAGAGCTCacattttcacttcttttcAGTGGGCCCCTGGCAGCTGAGGGGCCCATAACAAACtagttttgacttgtttttatttgggcattttaaattattctttgTTTGAAGTCCTAAGAAGAGTCTGATGACAAAAATCTGGGAGTTTATGTTTGAGAATTTATTCCAGAAACCAGAAATAAAAGTCTTGGGTTGTGTCTTTGGATATTTATATTAGAACCCAGAACTTAAAGagatttcacattttcagttcatgTCAGTGGGCCCCTGGAGGCCGAGGCCCCTGGACAACtacttattttttgtttgttttatttaggcATTGAAATCATCCTTAGTTTGGGGCCCTCATAGGAGTCTGATAGCAAAAATAAGGGACTGTATCTTTAAGTATTTAAATTATGATATATAGTTGAAGGAGAGTTTATGTTTTGAATTAATGTCCGGGGGCCCAAATATTTAGTCATTATTTATTGGATTTAAGAATTTAATCGAGATTTTAATCCCAGAGAAATCCAGTTTGTTTCTTCGAGGGCCCCCTGGTGGCCGAGGGGCCCTTTGCAGCCGCATAGCTCGCTCACTCCTCAGGCGGTCTCGGCTCATTTGTTTGTTCTGCCCTTGATATTCTTCtcttttcatcttttgtttcatgtgttGCCTTCATTTAGCACTTCAAAGGGAACCGCATCACTTGCGCAGAGCTCCGTTTCTTCTCACATAAATGAGCCATGAAACGTTGAGCTGTAGGGACGACCAGGCCGGGAGCAGACCCTCGCCGAGGCTCACACCAGGCCTGCAAACGGAGACTGGGCCACCAGCATGTCCAGCAGGTTTTGCCTAAACCGTGATGGCGTGTCACAGTTCGCATGCTCAGTTAATGTCAGCGACACATCCGATAGGTCCACAGAGGTCCGCGGGGAATTTAAAAATCCAGGTGTGACGGTGGTGCACGAGCGCAGCGTCCAGCGGCGGTGACCCCTGAGGGGCCCGTGCAGCGGGTAGAGGGCCGGCTGGGAGAGCTCCTTGATGGAGTCCACGTACTCCTCCATGGTATGTGAGGAGCAGTCGGGCTCTCCGTCCTCCACGTCGCTCTCCTGCAGCTCACTGATGGTGGGAAGTCTGTCCACGCTGGAGAGGAGGCATCTGGGCTTCATCCTGCAAAGGAACACAGCTGCTTTAATTCCATCGCCTGAACACTGAAGGGGAAAACCTGCATTTTTATTCCAACAGTCAAATTTAAACAATCTGTAATGTAACTTTCATCTTAAATTCTGACGAGGAGTTTGaatatttttcctcactgtggctcatttttcactgcacgTCTATGGAAACAGACCAACcatgaagatggagagagaactcaaaaatgtcttctgtgcagaatgacacagttagaatggCATTaatcataaaaaggaaaaagtggaatttcttagatttttggtttttaattttctaaagCTGGCAACTCTACGTACTATTGATAATTAACTATAGctcattaacatttttaaaacctctACAAACTCTACATTTGAGCTGTGGAAAGATgctccaccatgctgaatgtatcttccaacaacttgctcctctgtttactctttttttgatccatgctgcatttattttattaatccagTATGTTTGTAACTCTGAACCCCTCAACAGCTTAGTGGGTTTGAATGACATGTATATCTTTCTAAATCCTCTATAGTATGCATTTATCAACTGGAAAGTGAAACTACAGAAAGAATTCTCAAATTTTttactttccaacagtccttgaattATTCACGTGATGTCTTTCCGTCAAAAGTTAAtctctaagcttaaaatcatgacatttcatcaaaaccacttCGTTTtacatgtcttgtttaaaaGTTCGGCAAATAAAAGAGTTCATTATtctgtgacaaaaataaaatctgcatttctcaGCATAGCCGGGAAACGATGACTAACTCAGCGGTAACTAGCAGCTCGGTTACGAAAATTCAGAAAACTTTGGGCTGAGAAAATTACTTGGAAGTAAGGAAAGACAAAATGTCTACAgataaaatgtcatttcatgtcatattcCTGAATGAAAATCATACACACACTTGTCAGGAAATGTAATTATTGGATGTGAATTTCATTCCAGAAACTACTTGTTGGGGTTGCACATGtgaatgcttaaaaaaaaaaaaaaaattaaaaaaaaaaataaaaaaaaatatatatatatatatattatatatatatattttatatatatatatatatatatatatatatatatatatatatatatatatatatatatatataaaaataagcagcaggagaaaagttcttcaaaatagtttaaaataattttaaactgGTAAGCAGAGCTACAAATCAACACCCTTCAACAGATTTGTTCATCTCCAGATCTGTCTACTTGTAATGGAGACATGTAACAGGCAGCAACAGGtaagatttttttgttctgttttgatttgatttttaattcAGCAGTTGTAGTAATAAATCCTGACAAATTATATAACTTACTTCATGTCTTTGGAACCTTCTCAAAAACACTCCACCCTCGATCCATGACAAAACACTCCTTATTGTCTCTGTTATATTTTCTGCAAGCTCTGTTTAGAGGAGCAGGATTTTCTGTTATAAACTtgaattaaaatcacttttttttttctgggactGCTGCAACGTTATGTAACTAACTTTCCCAGAAACAGCCTGATAAATACTTGGACATTACACAACAATGGTGGAGAAAATCTAACAGTGCCTTTGTTCTGCTCTTTAATAGTGTCACACAGTGTCTAGCAATCTAATATTTATAACATAtaagaaagcaataaaaaaaactacaatatcATGAGTCAATATgcaattaaaatgtgatttagtaGAGTATAAAATTGCATAAATTGTGTGTAATGTGAAGAAATAAGATGCTTCCAGACTGTGTGCagctttagttttagtttcagAGTGAGTCTAAACTCAGGAAGTTGCACgttgacaaaaaaagcaaagatcCGTATCAGCAAAGGAGTTCTGGAATAGTTCTAAAAAAGGAACgaaaacctgtaaaacaacaattaaatgttgtctttaagggaaaaaaaatcactaaaatcacATCACTTACCAGAACTatgaacagtaaaaacagaaagaaggtAGAAGATGTGTTTAATAAAATGGACCAATCCTGTGCAGCTGCTTCAATCAACAGGTTCTTAATGGACAGAATGAGGAAGGGgctgctactgcaaatgatgcaaaacaggaATGCTGGtggaaaattatttattttatcgatcaatgcagctgcttatttctaacagacagcCGCACAATAAAGTattaaacttcaaatatttaaacACGATATTGTataaaagtgcatttaggtctgtcCCATACTGCAGGATAACACTTTAACTTTTGGCCAAATCAgaatgaaattaatgttactaattgaatattctctttaaaatatactaataaaataatcaattttctAAACTCTCTTCTATCAGCTGCTGCATGTAaatggaccaaacataaaaacagatttatatgATTTCTGCTTCACCAGCCAAATACATGttgggttcccatggcaacatgTTGCATACAGTGTACAGTAACTACACGGTTTCATTCAGGTTTTAGTAACGTACAGGTCACCGTTTGTACagataa from Amphiprion ocellaris isolate individual 3 ecotype Okinawa chromosome 4, ASM2253959v1, whole genome shotgun sequence includes the following:
- the si:ch73-6k14.2 gene encoding uncharacterized protein si:ch73-6k14.2 isoform X2; translated protein: MKMKPRCLLSSVDRLPTISELQESDVEDGEPDCSSHTMEEYVDSIKELSQPALYPLHGPLRGHRRWTLRSCTTVTPGFLNSPRTSVDLSDVSLTLTEHANCDTPSRFRQNLLDMLVAQSPFAGLV
- the si:ch73-6k14.2 gene encoding uncharacterized protein si:ch73-6k14.2 isoform X1, coding for MKTERRRRKKKEALQKGGNFTGKSHRMKPRCLLSSVDRLPTISELQESDVEDGEPDCSSHTMEEYVDSIKELSQPALYPLHGPLRGHRRWTLRSCTTVTPGFLNSPRTSVDLSDVSLTLTEHANCDTPSRFRQNLLDMLVAQSPFAGLV